A genomic window from Desulfonatronovibrio magnus includes:
- a CDS encoding deoxyhypusine synthase family protein, with translation MCKKKDIRSIETLQNPDDLGLKPLESLDPDKINDFDQLLTAMSKTSFNGRSLGEALDVMEEMVTDPDCLVVATFSGAMTVAKMGSIICKMINQGWINVVISTGALMAHGFIESIGLKHYKYDQHSMDDNELFKHGFNRVYDTLEPEINFIQAEDIIHKVMQKIDRNSPLSSEKICREIGKYLAENVQGAGILKSAFQKKVPVYIPAFTDSELALDIATHMMRENLDLLEEKCPDNLPYPFNPFLDLFSYTRKIIKSKKIGLFTIGGGVPRNWAQQVGPFLEISGQRIEELNLPSKKFQYGVRICPEPVHWGGLSGCTYQEGISWGKFIPRSQGGKYAEVYSDATIAWPILIKGLQQRLAKK, from the coding sequence ATGTGCAAGAAAAAAGACATCAGGTCCATTGAAACTCTGCAGAACCCCGACGATCTTGGCTTAAAACCTTTGGAATCATTAGACCCTGACAAGATTAATGATTTTGACCAACTTCTAACAGCCATGTCCAAAACCTCATTTAACGGCAGAAGTCTTGGAGAGGCTCTTGATGTCATGGAAGAAATGGTGACTGACCCGGACTGTCTTGTTGTTGCCACCTTTTCCGGTGCCATGACCGTTGCTAAAATGGGCTCGATAATCTGCAAGATGATTAATCAAGGATGGATTAACGTAGTAATCTCAACAGGAGCTCTTATGGCTCATGGATTCATTGAATCCATCGGTCTTAAGCATTACAAATATGATCAGCACAGCATGGATGACAATGAACTTTTCAAGCATGGCTTTAATCGAGTTTATGATACTTTGGAGCCTGAGATTAACTTTATTCAGGCAGAGGACATTATACACAAGGTAATGCAGAAAATTGACCGTAATAGCCCGTTGAGTTCTGAAAAGATATGCCGAGAAATTGGAAAATACCTTGCTGAGAATGTACAGGGAGCCGGAATCCTCAAGAGCGCCTTTCAAAAAAAAGTTCCTGTTTATATTCCAGCGTTTACTGATTCAGAACTGGCCTTAGACATCGCGACCCACATGATGCGGGAAAACCTGGATCTTCTTGAAGAAAAATGCCCTGATAATTTACCCTACCCATTTAATCCATTCCTGGATCTGTTTAGTTACACCAGGAAAATTATCAAAAGCAAAAAGATAGGACTATTCACCATAGGCGGTGGTGTTCCAAGAAACTGGGCTCAACAAGTTGGACCATTCCTGGAAATTTCAGGACAACGCATAGAGGAACTCAATCTGCCATCTAAAAAATTTCAATATGGAGTCAGAATATGTCCTGAACCTGTCCACTGGGGAGGGCTGTCAGGATGCACTTATCAGGAGGGTATATCATGGGGCAAGTTTATTCCCAGAAGTCAGGGAGGCAAGTATGCTGAGGTATATTCAGATGCCACCATTGCATGGCCCATCCTCATCAAGGGACTGCAGCAAAGACTGGCCAAAAAATAA
- the hisA gene encoding 1-(5-phosphoribosyl)-5-[(5-phosphoribosylamino)methylideneamino]imidazole-4-carboxamide isomerase: MIIFPAIDIKGGQCVRLRQGLENEVTVFSPDPVAMAEHWERLGAQWLHLVDLDGAFSGEPVNRELIRSICDRVQIPVQLGGGIRDISTARAYLDAGVERLIIGTMALEDKSLFADMCVEFPGKTGVSLDARDGRLKSRGWVADTGMKVEDVVPVLENFGASFFVYTDISRDGMQSGVNTDAMEKMLRLTSKPVIAAGGVSVLEDIMQIYPLASMGLEGTITGRAIYSGSLDFKTALEWVQQQQ; encoded by the coding sequence ATGATAATTTTTCCAGCCATTGATATTAAAGGTGGGCAATGTGTCAGGCTTCGTCAGGGGCTTGAAAATGAAGTAACTGTTTTTTCTCCTGATCCGGTAGCCATGGCCGAACACTGGGAACGCCTGGGAGCTCAGTGGTTGCATCTCGTGGATTTGGACGGGGCCTTTTCTGGTGAGCCGGTCAACAGGGAACTAATCAGATCCATTTGTGACCGGGTCCAGATTCCAGTGCAGCTTGGCGGGGGGATCAGAGATATATCCACTGCCAGGGCCTACCTTGATGCCGGGGTTGAACGATTGATTATCGGCACCATGGCCCTTGAGGACAAAAGTCTGTTTGCTGATATGTGTGTGGAGTTTCCTGGCAAAACAGGGGTTTCTCTTGATGCGCGCGACGGAAGGCTCAAATCACGCGGATGGGTGGCTGATACTGGCATGAAAGTGGAAGATGTGGTTCCTGTTCTGGAAAATTTTGGGGCCTCATTCTTTGTATATACAGACATATCAAGAGACGGCATGCAAAGCGGTGTTAATACTGATGCCATGGAGAAAATGCTTAGATTGACATCAAAACCGGTCATAGCTGCAGGCGGTGTTTCCGTGCTGGAAGATATTATGCAAATTTATCCTCTTGCTTCCATGGGACTTGAGGGAACCATTACTGGTCGAGCTATCTACAGCGGCAGCTTAGATTTTAAAACAGCTCTTGAGTGGGTTCAGCAGCAACAGTAA
- the hisB gene encoding imidazoleglycerol-phosphate dehydratase HisB codes for MSKTHRTAKIERDTSETRISIDLNLDGKSINNSLQTGFGFADHMLDLMAHWGDIELQVSCDGDIYIDAHHSLEDTAICLGQAFSRALGDRSGIARVGWAKVPMDEAMAEAVVDFSGRPYLVYQGHELLSEIIAGEEKDLWREFFKSFAFSAKMNMHIIFHYGSNSHHLLESSFKALGLAVRQAKSLTRSGVLSTKGILD; via the coding sequence ATGAGTAAGACGCACAGAACAGCAAAAATAGAGCGTGATACATCTGAGACCAGGATTTCCATTGATTTGAATCTCGATGGAAAAAGTATCAATAATTCTCTCCAGACAGGATTCGGCTTTGCTGATCACATGCTTGATCTCATGGCACATTGGGGTGACATTGAGTTGCAGGTAAGTTGTGATGGTGATATCTATATAGATGCACATCACAGTCTGGAGGACACAGCTATCTGTCTTGGTCAGGCCTTTTCCCGGGCTTTGGGTGATCGGTCAGGTATTGCCAGGGTTGGCTGGGCCAAAGTGCCTATGGACGAAGCCATGGCAGAGGCTGTTGTAGATTTTTCCGGCCGTCCATATCTCGTATATCAAGGCCATGAACTTCTTTCTGAAATAATTGCCGGCGAAGAAAAGGATCTCTGGAGGGAATTTTTTAAGTCTTTTGCATTTAGCGCAAAAATGAATATGCATATTATTTTTCATTATGGTTCAAACTCACACCACCTTTTAGAATCATCTTTCAAGGCATTGGGCCTGGCTGTCAGGCAGGCTAAAAGTCTGACAAGATCCGGTGTGCTCAGTACCAAGGGAATACTGGATTAA
- the tatC gene encoding twin-arginine translocase subunit TatC: MTFTEHLEELRKRLFRSLIAAFIGFLACYGFKEDLFDILMKPLIEVLPPDSTMIFTSLPEAFFTYLKVAFVAGVFLASPYIFYQIWRFVGPGLYDTEKKFIIPISFFSALFFITGALFGYFIVFPIGFNFFMNFATEMIQPMPSLREYLSFSLKLLFAFGIAFELPLFIFFLARLGIVSSKGLRKQRKYAILLAFVASAFLTPPDIISQVLMSGPLVILYEVGILVAYIWGKERIERKERKKKARQEKDKEKDE, encoded by the coding sequence ATGACTTTTACAGAGCATCTTGAAGAGCTGAGAAAAAGGCTTTTTCGATCTCTTATAGCTGCTTTTATCGGCTTTCTTGCCTGTTATGGTTTTAAAGAGGATCTTTTTGACATCCTTATGAAGCCTCTTATAGAGGTACTTCCTCCAGACAGCACCATGATTTTCACATCATTGCCTGAAGCCTTTTTTACCTACCTGAAAGTGGCTTTTGTGGCTGGTGTATTTCTGGCAAGCCCGTATATTTTTTATCAGATCTGGAGATTTGTAGGTCCTGGACTATACGATACTGAAAAGAAATTTATTATACCCATTTCATTTTTTTCTGCCTTATTCTTTATAACCGGTGCTCTTTTTGGGTACTTTATTGTTTTCCCCATTGGTTTTAATTTTTTCATGAATTTCGCAACTGAGATGATCCAGCCCATGCCATCATTGCGGGAGTATCTCAGTTTTTCCCTAAAACTTTTATTTGCTTTTGGAATAGCTTTTGAGCTTCCGCTTTTTATCTTTTTTCTTGCAAGGCTTGGTATTGTTTCATCCAAAGGCTTGCGCAAACAGAGAAAGTACGCCATATTACTGGCTTTTGTGGCCTCGGCTTTTTTGACACCTCCGGATATCATCAGCCAGGTACTTATGTCCGGTCCGCTGGTAATTTTATATGAGGTTGGCATTCTGGTAGCTTATATCTGGGGTAAAGAGAGAATAGAAAGAAAGGAGCGCAAGAAAAAGGCACGGCAGGAGAAGGATAAAGAAAAAGATGAGTAA
- the tatB gene encoding Sec-independent protein translocase protein TatB: MFGIGTTELVVILVVALLVLGPKKLPEIAKSLGKTLAEFKRVSTDVKRTIEMEVDRDEEEQAKKRIKREMAQKSGHYSKPSQPQETYPDVDADNGASHNQNEPQKKDTASQ; encoded by the coding sequence ATGTTTGGAATAGGCACTACTGAACTTGTAGTCATCCTTGTTGTGGCGCTGCTTGTCCTTGGACCCAAGAAGCTTCCGGAAATAGCCAAGTCCTTAGGCAAAACTCTGGCAGAGTTCAAAAGGGTTTCCACAGATGTCAAAAGAACCATAGAAATGGAAGTGGACCGAGACGAAGAGGAGCAGGCTAAAAAACGTATCAAACGTGAAATGGCTCAAAAATCAGGCCATTACAGTAAGCCGTCTCAACCCCAGGAAACTTACCCTGATGTAGATGCAGACAATGGTGCTTCACACAACCAAAATGAACCACAGAAAAAAGATACTGCCAGCCAATGA
- the guaA gene encoding glutamine-hydrolyzing GMP synthase — MQVQNKVIIIDFGSQYTQLIARRIREAGVYSEIHPCTVSMDELKALEPSALVLSGGPASVGSTDSPGIDDAIFAMNLPILGICYGMQLIAYKFSGKVEPSTNREYGRSTLEFSEDCLLWDSLSQKKTLTVWMSHGDTVLSPPPGFKVLARTDGVDIAAMGNVDRKIYAVQFHPEVAHTEDGFKILHNFLFKVAGLKPDWSMSSFIEDAIQNMSKAIGDEHVVCGLSGGIDSTVVAVLLHKAIGKRLHCILVDNGVLRHGEGQEVVETLREHFDLNLKYVQAQERFLSRLEGVVDPEEKRKIIGHTFIEVFDEEARSIPGVRWLAQGTLYPDVIESVSFKGPSAVIKSHHNVGGLPEKMNLKLVEPLRELFKDEARKVAVELGIPDVIVWRHPFPGPGLAIRIIGEITAERLDILRQADRIVQAELQTSDWYRKVWQGFAVLLPLKTVGVMGDERTYENVVALRIVDSVDAMTADWSRVPSEILARMSNRIINEVRGVNRVVFDISSKPPSTIEWE; from the coding sequence ATGCAGGTCCAAAATAAAGTTATCATTATTGATTTCGGTTCACAATATACTCAGCTCATAGCCAGAAGAATCAGAGAGGCTGGTGTTTATTCGGAAATTCATCCCTGTACTGTTTCAATGGATGAACTTAAGGCTCTCGAGCCTTCAGCTCTGGTTCTTTCAGGAGGACCGGCAAGTGTTGGCTCCACTGATTCCCCCGGGATTGATGATGCCATTTTTGCCATGAACCTTCCAATACTGGGAATTTGTTACGGGATGCAGTTGATAGCTTATAAGTTTTCCGGCAAGGTTGAGCCGTCAACAAATCGGGAGTATGGCCGCTCCACTCTTGAATTTTCAGAAGATTGTCTTTTGTGGGATAGCTTAAGCCAGAAAAAGACATTAACAGTATGGATGTCTCATGGGGACACTGTTCTCTCCCCACCACCCGGGTTTAAAGTTCTTGCCAGAACTGACGGTGTGGACATTGCTGCCATGGGTAATGTGGACAGAAAGATTTACGCTGTCCAGTTTCATCCAGAGGTGGCTCATACCGAAGATGGTTTCAAAATACTGCATAATTTTTTATTCAAAGTTGCGGGCTTAAAACCGGACTGGTCCATGTCGTCATTCATTGAAGACGCTATACAGAATATGAGTAAAGCCATAGGTGATGAGCACGTTGTCTGCGGACTCAGCGGCGGTATAGATTCTACAGTAGTTGCTGTTCTTCTTCATAAAGCCATTGGCAAAAGGCTGCATTGCATCCTTGTGGACAACGGAGTGCTGAGGCATGGTGAAGGCCAGGAGGTTGTGGAGACTTTACGAGAACATTTTGACCTTAACCTTAAATACGTTCAGGCTCAGGAGCGTTTTCTTTCCCGTCTTGAAGGAGTTGTTGATCCTGAGGAAAAAAGAAAAATCATCGGTCATACCTTTATTGAAGTCTTTGATGAAGAAGCCAGGTCCATCCCAGGGGTAAGGTGGCTGGCTCAGGGTACATTATATCCGGATGTTATAGAAAGCGTATCTTTTAAAGGACCCTCAGCTGTAATCAAAAGCCATCATAACGTGGGTGGCCTGCCGGAAAAAATGAATCTGAAGCTTGTTGAACCTCTTCGCGAACTGTTTAAGGATGAAGCGCGCAAAGTTGCCGTTGAGCTTGGCATACCGGATGTCATTGTCTGGAGACATCCTTTTCCGGGGCCTGGGCTGGCCATAAGAATCATAGGCGAAATTACGGCCGAAAGACTTGATATTCTCAGGCAGGCAGATCGTATTGTGCAAGCCGAGCTGCAAACATCCGACTGGTACAGGAAAGTCTGGCAGGGCTTTGCAGTACTTTTGCCCCTTAAGACTGTAGGAGTTATGGGTGACGAAAGAACCTACGAAAATGTCGTTGCCTTAAGAATTGTGGACAGCGTTGATGCCATGACTGCTGACTGGAGCAGGGTTCCTTCCGAGATACTTGCCAGGATGTCCAACCGGATCATTAATGAGGTTCGGGGTGTAAACAGAGTAGTTTTTGATATTTCTTCCAAACCGCCAAGTACAATAGAATGGGAATAA
- the guaB gene encoding IMP dehydrogenase, with protein MDKIWGHGLTFDDVLLMPAYSEVLPDQVDLSTILTPSISLNIPLLSAAMDTVTEARMAISMARAGGVGVIHKNMTIEKQRIEVEKVKKSESGMIVDPVTVKPDDSVESVITFMSEYRISGLPVVDKGQLVGIVTNRDVRFVHDMSTRVKDVMTSRNLVTVPMGTTLNEAKQILQKNKIEKLLVVDEGKALKGLITIKDIEKIKKYPNACKDDMGRLRVGAAVGVGMDQAERVEALLRAGADFIVLDSAHGHSKNIINSVSGLKSTFPDCQLIAGNVATYEGAKALVDAGADTVKVGIGPGSICTTRIVAGVGVPQITAIIEASKACREKDRCVIADGGVKFSGDVVKAIVAGADSVMMGSMLAGTEESPGETILYQGRTYKIYRGMGSIDAMMDGSSDRYFQDKTNKLVPEGIVGRVPFKGQAGETIYQLIGGLRSGMGYVGCANIRELQAKAQFLRMTAAGYKESHVHDVIITKEAPNYRIENY; from the coding sequence ATGGATAAAATATGGGGTCATGGTTTGACCTTTGATGATGTGTTGCTCATGCCTGCCTACTCAGAGGTTTTGCCGGACCAGGTAGATCTTTCCACCATCCTCACACCATCAATTTCTTTGAATATTCCCTTGCTCAGTGCGGCCATGGATACTGTTACAGAGGCTCGCATGGCCATTTCGATGGCCAGAGCGGGAGGAGTTGGAGTCATTCATAAAAACATGACAATCGAAAAACAGAGAATTGAGGTGGAAAAAGTCAAGAAATCAGAAAGCGGAATGATAGTTGATCCGGTTACTGTAAAGCCTGACGATAGTGTAGAAAGTGTTATCACTTTTATGTCTGAGTATAGAATTTCAGGACTTCCTGTAGTAGATAAGGGTCAGCTTGTGGGGATAGTCACCAACAGGGATGTCAGGTTTGTTCATGACATGTCTACCAGGGTCAAGGATGTCATGACCAGCCGAAACCTCGTAACTGTGCCTATGGGTACAACCCTGAACGAGGCCAAACAGATACTTCAGAAAAACAAGATTGAAAAGCTCCTGGTTGTTGATGAAGGTAAAGCTCTTAAAGGGCTCATCACCATTAAAGACATTGAAAAGATCAAAAAATATCCCAACGCCTGCAAGGATGATATGGGACGGTTGCGGGTAGGAGCAGCTGTTGGAGTCGGCATGGATCAGGCAGAAAGGGTTGAAGCGCTCTTAAGGGCCGGAGCTGACTTTATCGTATTGGATTCAGCCCATGGACACTCTAAAAATATTATCAATTCTGTCAGTGGTTTAAAATCAACTTTTCCGGATTGTCAGTTGATTGCCGGCAATGTGGCAACATATGAAGGTGCTAAGGCGCTTGTGGATGCCGGGGCTGATACAGTCAAAGTAGGTATAGGTCCAGGCTCAATCTGTACAACAAGAATTGTAGCTGGTGTGGGTGTGCCCCAGATTACTGCTATTATTGAGGCATCTAAGGCCTGTCGTGAAAAGGACAGGTGCGTAATTGCCGATGGTGGTGTAAAATTTTCCGGAGATGTGGTCAAAGCCATAGTGGCAGGTGCAGATTCAGTAATGATGGGCAGTATGTTAGCAGGTACTGAAGAGAGTCCAGGTGAGACTATTCTTTATCAGGGCCGAACATACAAAATATACAGGGGCATGGGTTCTATAGATGCCATGATGGATGGCAGCAGCGATCGTTATTTTCAGGACAAGACCAACAAGCTGGTTCCTGAGGGTATTGTCGGCCGGGTACCTTTCAAAGGTCAGGCAGGTGAAACAATTTACCAGCTCATAGGAGGGTTGCGCTCCGGCATGGGGTATGTGGGCTGTGCCAATATCAGAGAGCTTCAGGCCAAGGCTCAGTTTTTGCGCATGACTGCTGCGGGCTATAAAGAGAGCCATGTTCACGATGTTATCATAACCAAAGAAGCACCCAATTACAGGATTGAAAACTACTAA
- a CDS encoding tetratricopeptide repeat protein, producing the protein MSNTLISPSAMQKSVAIMAVVCLIAIFLSSLMGRVKDPSITVVTSGAQRTQEQAMMAEISGLMAEVDRNPDNVPAMIELAHLFMLMDAWERSYAFWNRILAIEPENELALNQAGFTLFQLERFTEAEERFQALLDLDPDNYRSHYNLGIMYKYYLDDQEKAEHHFHRILEIAPEDPELIQRIQHELDNPVVETE; encoded by the coding sequence ATGAGTAATACTTTGATTTCACCAAGTGCAATGCAGAAAAGTGTTGCTATAATGGCCGTGGTCTGTTTGATAGCCATTTTTTTATCTTCTCTTATGGGCAGGGTAAAAGATCCAAGCATTACCGTTGTAACATCCGGCGCTCAAAGGACTCAGGAGCAGGCAATGATGGCGGAAATAAGCGGACTTATGGCTGAGGTAGACCGTAATCCTGATAATGTACCTGCCATGATAGAACTGGCGCACCTGTTCATGCTCATGGATGCCTGGGAACGTTCATATGCCTTCTGGAACAGGATTCTTGCCATAGAGCCTGAGAATGAGCTGGCATTAAATCAGGCTGGTTTTACACTTTTTCAACTGGAGCGCTTTACAGAAGCTGAAGAACGTTTTCAGGCCCTTCTGGACCTTGATCCCGACAATTATCGCAGCCACTATAATCTTGGCATAATGTACAAATACTATCTTGACGATCAGGAGAAGGCTGAACATCATTTTCACAGGATCCTTGAGATAGCTCCTGAAGATCCTGAGTTGATACAACGAATTCAGCATGAGCTTGATAATCCTGTTGTTGAAACTGAATAG
- a CDS encoding CcmD family protein, whose translation MTYLILSNIVVWLGIGGYISYLAIVQKRLEQKVRQLELRVNE comes from the coding sequence ATGACATATTTAATTTTAAGCAACATTGTTGTCTGGTTAGGGATCGGCGGATATATAAGTTATCTGGCCATAGTCCAGAAAAGGCTTGAACAAAAAGTCAGGCAACTGGAGTTGAGAGTAAATGAGTAA
- a CDS encoding cytochrome c biogenesis protein, with product MSNNLKSVNLTAYLAIAGALGLCVAQYFIWIYAPLEATMGILQKIFYIHLPMAWWGLISFFIVFCASIGFLITRKQVLDNLAQSSAEIGLLFATLALATGSIWARSAWNTWWTWDPRLSTTLVMWFIYAGYLVLRQAMDNPVKMRAVSAVLGIVAFLNVPLVFLSARMWRSIHPAVFGSSGGGLEPEMLTTVFVCLGAWGFLTAAVIIFRTTQLQCRDRLRNLSVFVSY from the coding sequence ATGTCCAATAACTTAAAATCAGTCAATCTGACCGCATATCTTGCTATTGCAGGAGCTTTGGGTCTTTGTGTGGCCCAATACTTTATCTGGATATACGCTCCCTTAGAAGCCACTATGGGTATTTTGCAGAAGATTTTTTATATTCACTTACCCATGGCCTGGTGGGGACTTATTAGTTTTTTTATTGTTTTTTGTGCCAGCATTGGCTTTCTCATTACCAGAAAACAGGTATTGGACAATCTGGCTCAGTCATCTGCTGAGATTGGGCTTTTATTTGCTACGCTTGCACTGGCAACTGGTTCTATCTGGGCCAGATCAGCCTGGAATACCTGGTGGACATGGGATCCAAGATTATCCACAACCTTGGTGATGTGGTTTATATATGCAGGATACTTAGTGCTGCGTCAGGCCATGGATAATCCGGTCAAGATGAGAGCTGTATCTGCGGTGTTGGGAATTGTGGCTTTTTTAAATGTTCCTCTGGTGTTTCTTTCAGCCAGGATGTGGAGAAGCATTCATCCTGCTGTTTTTGGATCCAGTGGAGGAGGGCTTGAGCCTGAAATGCTGACTACTGTATTTGTATGTCTTGGAGCCTGGGGGTTTTTGACGGCTGCTGTGATTATCTTCAGAACAACTCAACTCCAGTGCAGGGACAGGCTCAGAAATCTTTCAGTATTCGTATCTTATTAG
- a CDS encoding heme exporter protein CcmB, producing the protein MSTNSRIIDVGAGFLSIVFKDLKLFFADVSGLIQPVLLGLILVFVFSLSTPVGEEVSAQAAASIFWLATSFALILVFNSVYSLEETNQARIGLLLSPVPLQTIWFSKALTGLILLLICQVFFFPAIIVFLGQENIESFLLVVGVILLVDWGLVAIGSLLGAVSQGSSARESLLSVVIFPLLVPLLLAGIKLGSYFLGDSSVQDINAWAGIAFAFAGIFTGAAIILFPFVFREY; encoded by the coding sequence ATGTCGACCAACAGCAGGATAATTGATGTGGGTGCTGGTTTTCTAAGCATTGTTTTCAAAGATTTAAAGCTCTTTTTTGCTGATGTTTCAGGTCTTATCCAGCCTGTTTTATTGGGCCTTATACTGGTATTTGTTTTCAGCCTGTCCACACCAGTGGGAGAGGAAGTTTCTGCTCAGGCTGCGGCATCAATTTTCTGGCTGGCAACAAGCTTTGCTCTTATTCTGGTATTTAATAGCGTCTACTCTCTCGAAGAGACCAACCAGGCCAGAATCGGGCTGCTGCTCTCGCCTGTGCCTTTGCAAACCATCTGGTTCAGCAAGGCTTTAACAGGATTGATCCTTCTTCTAATTTGTCAGGTATTTTTTTTTCCAGCTATAATTGTATTTCTGGGACAAGAAAATATTGAATCCTTTCTTTTGGTTGTGGGAGTCATTTTGCTGGTGGATTGGGGGCTTGTGGCTATAGGCTCCCTTCTCGGAGCTGTTTCTCAGGGGAGTTCTGCCAGGGAATCTCTTTTAAGCGTGGTTATTTTTCCTTTGCTTGTGCCATTATTGCTGGCGGGTATCAAGCTTGGCTCATATTTTCTTGGAGACAGCTCGGTTCAGGATATAAATGCCTGGGCTGGAATAGCTTTTGCCTTTGCAGGGATTTTTACAGGTGCGGCAATAATTCTTTTTCCTTTTGTGTTTCGTGAGTACTAA
- a CDS encoding ABC transporter ATP-binding protein, translated as MNAFSSQKHFLLKLIKITHFFDLRLVFKNVSLTVMPGTVTLIAGPNGAGKTTLMNIISGLIAPSDGVVEYNIDREQVAYLGHSTFIYPQLTALDNLKFWARLYYREAHEKKLTSFLDQVGLKAFAYEKAGTFSRGMAQRLTLARVLMIEPQLMLLDEPGTGLDINSREMLRREITACSQKGAAVVWVSHTLDEDLEMTDQVIFLDNKQAAFSGLTRDYVDQQQDN; from the coding sequence ATGAATGCTTTCAGCTCTCAAAAACATTTCCTGCTAAAGTTGATCAAGATTACTCATTTCTTTGATCTGCGGCTGGTATTTAAAAATGTTAGTTTGACAGTCATGCCTGGAACTGTAACCCTGATTGCCGGGCCTAATGGCGCTGGCAAGACTACACTCATGAATATTATTTCAGGCTTGATTGCACCATCAGACGGAGTGGTGGAATATAATATTGACAGAGAGCAGGTAGCCTATCTCGGGCATAGTACCTTCATATATCCCCAGTTAACTGCTCTGGATAATCTGAAATTCTGGGCAAGGTTATATTATCGGGAGGCCCACGAAAAAAAGTTGACCAGCTTTCTGGATCAGGTTGGTCTGAAAGCTTTTGCTTATGAAAAGGCTGGTACTTTTTCCAGGGGTATGGCCCAGAGACTTACTCTGGCCAGGGTACTCATGATTGAACCCCAGCTGATGCTGTTGGATGAACCAGGGACAGGGCTGGACATAAATTCCAGAGAAATGTTGCGTCGTGAAATAACTGCCTGTTCTCAAAAAGGTGCAGCAGTGGTCTGGGTCAGTCATACTTTGGATGAAGATCTTGAAATGACGGATCAGGTAATATTTCTGGATAATAAACAAGCGGCCTTTTCCGGTTTAACCCGGGATTATGTCGACCAACAGCAGGATAATTGA